AGGGCGGGCGGAATCGTCCACGAGCACCGGTGGGACCGACACGACGGAGACGAGTCCGACCCCCGCCGCGGACACCGCCGACGCGACCCCGCGGGTGACCTACGAGGACATCGGCGGGCTCGACGACGAGCTCGACCAGATCCGGGAGATGATCGAACTCCCGCTCTCGGAACCCGAGCTCTTCCACGAACTCGGGATCGACCCGCCCTCGGGCGTGTTGCTCTACGGGCCGCCGGGCACGGGCAAAACCCTCATCGCGCGGGCCGTCGCGGGCGAGGTCGACGCCTACTTCACGACGATCTCCGGGCCGGAGGTCGTCTCGAAGTACAAGGGCGAGTCGGAGGAGAAGCTCCGCGAGGCGTTCGACACCGCGGAGGCAAACGCGCCTTCCGTCGTGTTCATCGACGAGATCGACTCGATCGCGGGGGCCCGCGGCGACGACGCCGACATGGAGACGCGGGTGGTCGCCCAGCTCCTCACGCTGATGGACGGGCTGGAGGATCGAGGCCAGGTCGTCGTGATCGGCGCGACCAACCGCGTGGACGCCATCGACCCCGCGCTCCGTCGGGGCGGTCGGTTCGACCGCGAGATCGAGATCGGCGTGCCCGGCGCGGAGGGTCGCGAGGAGATCCTCGAAGTCCACACCCGCTCGATGCCGCTGGCCGACGACGTCTCGCTCTCCCGGCTCGCGGCCCGGACCCACGGCTTCGTCGGCGCGGACCTCGATTCCCTCTCGGTGGAGGCCGCGATGGCCGCGCTCCGACGGCGCGAGGAGGGCGTGGCGATGGAGGTCACGCGCGCGGACTTCGACACCGCGATGGCGGCCGTCGACCCTTCCGCGATGCGCGAGTACGTCGCCGAGACCCCCAACACGACCTTCGAGGACGTGGGCGGGCTCGACGGCGCGAAGGCCACCCTCACCGAGGCCGTCGAGTGGCCCCTCTCGTACGAGGCGCTGTTCGAGGCCACGGCGACCGACCCGCCGGCCGGAGTGCTGCTCTACGGCCCGCCAGGTACGGGAAAGACCTTGCTCGCGCGGGCGCTCGCCGGCGAGAGTGACGTGAACTTCATCTCGGTAGCGGGCCCCGAACTCCTCGGTCGATACGTCGGTCAGTCGGAGGAAGCGATCAGGGACGTCTTCGCCCGTGCCCGCCAGGCCGCCCCGGCGATCGTCTTCTTCGACGAGATCGACGCCATCGCGGGCGGACGCGGTGAGACCCACGAGGTCACCGAACGCGTGGTCTCCCAGCTCCTCACGGAGATCGACGGCCTCGCCGAGAACCCGAACCTGATGGTGCTCGCCGCCACCAACCGAAAGGACGCCATCGATCCGGCCCTCCTGCGCCCGGGTCGAATCGAATCCCACGTCGAGGTGCCCGCCCCCGACGAGGCCGCCCGTCGGGCGATCCTCGACGTCCACACGCAGGACAAACCGCTCGGCGACGTGGATCTCGACGCCCTGGCCGCGAACTCGGTGGGCTACTCCGGCGCGGACATCGAGGCGCTCTGTCGAACCGCGTCGATGGCCGCGATCCGCGAGGTCGCGAGCGAGTACGACCCCGAGGAAGCCACCACCCACGCCGACGAGATCCTGATCACCGACGAGCACTTCGCGGCCGCCCGCGAGTCGGTGACGCCGACGTTCGAGTAGGCGATCTTTCACCCGCTACTCCTTACACCGTTTCCGTTCGTGTTCGACCGTCTAGCTCTCCGTGCCGGACGTTTTCGAACA
This window of the Halococcus hamelinensis 100A6 genome carries:
- a CDS encoding CDC48 family AAA ATPase, whose amino-acid sequence is MSDGDAAGVELRVEGAQKRDAGRGVARLPEPARRALSVLSGDTVVVRGQSATVAKVWPASGDLSGGAVRIDADTRRNAGVNVGDTVTVSPIAVADADRVTIDVPGRLDSSADLSALVKRALLDRPIQAGERLRIERLGTEPLGIESTTPDGTVRVTEDTTVALRGRAESSTSTGGTDTTETSPTPAADTADATPRVTYEDIGGLDDELDQIREMIELPLSEPELFHELGIDPPSGVLLYGPPGTGKTLIARAVAGEVDAYFTTISGPEVVSKYKGESEEKLREAFDTAEANAPSVVFIDEIDSIAGARGDDADMETRVVAQLLTLMDGLEDRGQVVVIGATNRVDAIDPALRRGGRFDREIEIGVPGAEGREEILEVHTRSMPLADDVSLSRLAARTHGFVGADLDSLSVEAAMAALRRREEGVAMEVTRADFDTAMAAVDPSAMREYVAETPNTTFEDVGGLDGAKATLTEAVEWPLSYEALFEATATDPPAGVLLYGPPGTGKTLLARALAGESDVNFISVAGPELLGRYVGQSEEAIRDVFARARQAAPAIVFFDEIDAIAGGRGETHEVTERVVSQLLTEIDGLAENPNLMVLAATNRKDAIDPALLRPGRIESHVEVPAPDEAARRAILDVHTQDKPLGDVDLDALAANSVGYSGADIEALCRTASMAAIREVASEYDPEEATTHADEILITDEHFAAARESVTPTFE